In the Burkholderia multivorans ATCC BAA-247 genome, ATCACGCCGGCGTTGTCGGCGACGATCGCCTTGTCGGCCGCCTCGGCCGATTCGAAGCCGGCGACGTCGAAGCCCGCGAGTTGCAGGCTCTGCACGCTCGCCCGGCGAACGAGCGCGTCGTCTTCGATGTAGATCACTTGCAGCCGGTTGGCCATCGTACTCACTCACTCCTCGCGCAGCGCGCGCCGTCGCGCGCGCGGCGTCGTTGATGCCGCCGGGCGCCGGCCGTGCGCGTCGCGCGTGCGCTCACTGCAGGCCGGCCGGCTCGGACACGGAGTCCGGATGATGCGTGTGCGCGCGCCGCAGCGTCAAGACGAACAGCGCGCCGCCCGAGGGCGCATTGCGCGCGGTCAGCGAGCCGCCCGCGTCGCTCGCGATCGACGACGAGATCGCGAGGCCGAGGCCGAGGCCGCTGCCCATCTCCTTCGTCGTGAAAAACGGCTCGAACAGGCGCGGCAGCAGCTCGGGCGGGATGCCGGGGCCGTTGTCGCGCACCTCGATCGCGACGGTCGCACTCGACACCGCGACCGTTACTTCGATCGCCGGCGCCGCGACCGCGGCGACCGCATCGAGCGCGTTGCCGAGCAGGTTGATCAGCACCTGCTCGAGGCGCAGGTCCTCGCAGCGCGCGACGAGTTCCGGATGGTCGTGCGCGATGTCGAGCGGCGCGTCGCGCGCGGGCGAGACCGTCGCGTCCTGCAGCGTGAGCGTCAGCGCGACGCCGCGCAGCCGTTCGCCAAGCAGGGCGAGCACGCCGCGCAGTGCGCGCACGACGAGCGCGCGCTCGTTGCGCGGACGCGCGCGCCCGACGAACAGCTTCAGCTGGTTCGTGATCTTGCCCATGCGCTCGGTCAGCGCGGCGATCGCCTCGAGGTTCTCGCGCGCCGCCGCCTGTTCGCCGCGGTCGAGCAGCACACGTGTGTTGTCGGAGAAGCTGCGCAGCGCGGCGAGCGGCTGGTTCAGCTCGTGCGTGATGCCGGCCGCCATCTGACCGAGCGCCGCGAGCTTGCTCGCCTGGATCAGTTCGTCGTGCGCGGCGCGCAGCTCCTGCTCCGCGCGGATCCGGTCGCCGACTTCCTTCTGCAGCTGCTCGTTCGCCTCCGACAGGTCGGCCGTGCGTTCCTCGACGCGCCGGTTCAGTTCCGCGTACGCCTGCTGCAGCAGCGCGCGGCTGCGGATCATCTCGCGCACGCGCGCGCGGCGCATGCGCCAGTAGAACGCGAGCAGCGCGACCGACACGAAGCCGAAGCCCGTCACGATCGTCGCGTTGCGCGCGTCGGCGTCGACGGGCGCGATCGGCGCGAGCGTGACGAGCTGCCAGTCGGGCTCGCCGATCCGGCGCCGCGTCGCGAGAAAGCGCGGCGCACGGCGGCCCGAACCGACGCGCACGATCTCCGCATCGCCGCCGAGCACCTGCTCGACGCGCATCGGCAACGGCGTGACGGGCTGCTGCGCGTACTGGCGCGTCTCGAAGATCGACGCGGCGACGGGCTCCGTCAGCGGCTTCAGCGTGTGGTATTTCCAGGCAGGCACCGACGACAGGAACACGACGCCGTGCTCGTCCGCGACGACGAGCGGCTCGGACGCGTCGGCGCCCTGAAACCATTCGAGATTGAGCTTCACGACGACGACGCCCGCGATCCCGCCGTCGCGCCAGACAGGCTGCGAGATGTAGTAGCCGGGGTCGCGCGAGATCGTGCCGATGCCGAAGAAGCGGCCGACCCGGCCGTGCATCGCGTCGATGAAATACGGACGGAAGCGGTATTCGATTCCGACGAAGCTGTCGGGCGCGCGCCAGTTGCTCGCGGCGACGCAGAGGCCGTCCGTGCCGATCACGTAGGTGACGGTCGCATGCGCGTGTTCGTTGAGGTCTTCGAGGTAGCGGTTCGTGCGCGCGACGTAATCGGCGCGCTTCGGTGCGGCGAGCAGCTCCTGCACGTACGGATGGCTGCCGAGCAGATACGGCAGCGATTCGTAGCGATCGAGCGTGCTCTTCAGTGCGTTGGTCGTGCGGTCGACGCGCACGGCCGCGTTGCGCTGCAGCTCGGCGATGCCGCGCCGCCACGTGACGGTCCACGTCAGCGCGCAGGCTGCCGCGAGCATCGCGGCGAGCACGGCGAGGACGAGCAGGCGGCGCTTCACGGTCGAGACTTCCTGGCGATGCGGATCGCCTATTGTGTCATACGCGTCCCGATCGCGATCGCCGCCGCGCGGCGCGGCGCGCGCGGACGGCGCGGCCGCCTGCCCGTTCATCGCATCAGACGCCGGCCGTCTCGGTCGCCGCGACTTCGCCGCCGCCCTTCAGCGCCTGGCGCAGCTTCGCACGATCGAGTTCCTTTTCCCATGCCGACACGACGACGGTCGCGACGCCGTTGCCGACGATGTTCGTCAGCGCGCGGCATTCGCTCATGAAGCGGTCGATGCCGAGGATCAGCACCATGCCCGACAGCGGGATCGTCGGCACGACGGCAAGCGTCGCGGCGAGCGTGATGAAGCCCGCGCCGGTGACGCCGCTCGCACCCTTCGAGGTCAGCATCGCGACCGCAAGCAGCGTGAGCTGCTGCATCCAGGTCAGCTCGATGTTGGTGGCCTGCGCGATGAACAGCACGGCCATCGTCATGTAGATGTTGGTGCCGTCGAGGTTGAACGAATAGCCGGTCGGCACGACGAGGCCGACGACCGAGCGCGAGCAGCCGGCCTTCTCGAGCTTCTCCATCAGCTGCGGCAGCGCGGCTTCCGACGAGCTCGTGCCGAGCACGATCAGCAGCTCTTCCTTGATGTAGGACACGAAGCGGATGATCGAGAAGCCGGTGAAGCGCGCGATCGCGCCGAGCACGACGAGCACGAACACGACCGAGGTCAGGTAGAACGTGCCGATCAGCTTCAGCAGCGGCACCAGCGAGCCGACGCCGTACTTGCCGATCGTAAACGCCATCGCGCCGAACGCGCCGATCGGCGCGAGCTTCGTGACGATGTGCACGATGCCGAACAGCACGCGCGTGAGGCCGTCGATGAAGTCCGTGACGACCTTGCCGCGCTCGCCGAGGTGCGCGAGCACGCTGCCGAACAGCAGCGCGATCAGCAGGATCTGCAGGATCTCGCCCTGCGCGAACGCGTCGACCATCGTGTTCGGGATGATGTGCATCAGGAAGTCGACCGTCGACTGGCCGTGCGCCTTCGCCGCGTACGACGCGACGGCCTTGCCGTCGAGCGTCGCCGGATCGATGTTGAAGCCGACGCCCGGACGCAGGATGTGCGTCGCCGCGAGACCGAGCACCAGCGCGAACGTCGACACGATCTCGAAGTACAGCAGCGCCTTGCCGCCGACGCGGCCGACCTTCTTCATGTCCTCCATGCCGGCGATGCCGGTGACGACCGTACAGAAGATGATCGGACCGATCACCATCTTGATCAGCTTGATGAACCCGTCGCCGAGCGGTTTCATCTCGGTGGCGAGCGACGGATAGTAGTGACCGAGGATCACGCCGACGACGATGGCGAAGATCACCTGCACATAAAGCACTTTGTAGAAGGGTTTCTTCTTCACGATGGTTCCTGCTGAAGTAGATGAGCCGGGGGACACGGCGTCACGCGCGCGGCAAGGGACGAGGACGGAGGGCAATGCCCGCCGCGGCACGCGCCCGCGCGGCTGCCATGCCGCAACAAGCGATGCCTCAGGACATCCGGAGGGGGAGGAAGGCGTCGGTCATCGATTGTCTCCTTGGTTTAATCGTCGGGCCCGGGGAAGGCCGTGCGCTTTTTATTGCAAGGTCGATGCCAGGCTTTCGCAAGCCTGTAAGCCGTTGTTTTCGTTGAGTTTCCCGCTCCGCGCGCGGCGCGCGGAATCCGGGATTCCGGAAATCCGGAAAGCATCCGTCCGGCGATCCGGACGGATGCGGCGATTCATCGGACGAATCAATGGCGCATGGCCGGGCCCGCCAGCACGCCCGTCTGCGCGTAGAACTCCTGCTGCGTGAACGCCTCGCGCTCGCGCCGCGCACGCTCGCTGCGATCCGCGAGCGAGCCGACGACGATCGCCACGAACGCGAGCGGCACCGACACGAGCGCCGGGTTGTCGAGGAACACCGGCGCGTGCGCATGGTGCAGCACGTCGACCCACACCGACTTCGACAGCACGGTCAGCACGACGGCCGACACGAGGCCGAGGCCGCCGCCGAGCACCGCGCCGCGCGTCGTCATTCCGCGCCAGAAGATCGACATCGCGAGCACCGGGAAATTCGCGCTCGCCGCGACCGCCGCGACGAGCCCGACCATGAACGCGACGTTGACATGCTCGAACAGAATCGACAGCCCGATCGCGAGCGCCGACAGCACGATCGTCGCCGCGCGCGAGATGCGCATCTCGAGCCGCTCGTCGGGCTTGCCGCGCGCCCACATCTGCGCGTACAGGTCGTGCGAGATCGTCGTCGCGCCGGCGAGCGTGAGCCCCGCGACGACGGCGAGGATCGTCGCGAACGTGACGGCCGCGATGAAGCCGTAGAAGACGTTGCCGCCCACCGCCTGCGCAAGCTTCACCGCCACCATGTTGGAGCCGCCGAGCAGGTCGTGCGTGAGGTTGAACGTGCCGTTCGCGGCGACGCGGAAGAACTCGGGATGCTGCGCGAGCAGCACGATCGCCGAGAAACCGATCACAAAGGTCAGCAGGTAGAAATAGCCGATGAAGCCGGTCGCGTACAGCACCGACTTGCGCGCCTCTTTCGCGTTCGGCACCGTGAAGAAGCGCATCAGGATATGCGGGAAGCCGGCCGTGCCGAACATCAGCGCGATGCCGAGCGAGAGCGCGTTGGCCGGATCGCGGATCAGCTTGCCGGGCCCCATGATCGAGAGCGCGCCCGGATGCACGGCCACGGCGCGGCGGAACATCTCGTCGACGCTGAAGCCGAATTCGGCAAGCGCGAGCCACGCGAGCAGCGACGCGCCGGCCAGCAGCAGCACGGCCTTGATGACCTGCACCCAGGTCGTCGCGGTCATTCCGCCGAAGAACACGTAGACGACCATCAGCACGCCGACGATCAGCTCCGCGCTGCCGTACGACAGCCCGAACAGCAGCTGGATCAGCTTGCCCGCACCGACCATCTGCACGACCAGATACAGCACGACGATCGTCAGCGCGTTCGCCGACGTCAGCAGCCGGATCGGGCGCTGCGCGAAGCGGTACGCGACGACGTCGACGAACGTGAACTTGCCGAGATTGCGCAGCGGCTCGGCGATCAGGAACATCACGAACGGCCAGCCGACGAGAAAGCCGATCGAGTAGATGAGCCCGTCGAAGCCGAACATGAACACCATGCCGGACAGCCCGAGGAACGAGGCGGCCGACATGTAGTCGCCCGCGATCGCGAGGCCGTTCTGCAGCCCCGTGATGCCGCCGCCGGCCGTGTAGAAGTCGCGTGTCGAGCGTGTGCGGCGCGCGGCCCACCGCGTCAGCGCGAGCGTCGCGAACACGAACGCGAAGAACATCGCGATCGCGACCGGGTTCAGCTCGACCTTGTCCGGCATCGGGCCGGCGACCGATACCGCATGCGCGGCAGACGAAACGAAGACGGACAGCGCGCCGAGCGCGATCGATGAGCGTCGCATCGCAGCCTCCCTCACGAACGGCCGAGCAGCGCGTCGACGCGGCGGTCGAACGCGCGGTTCGCACGCAGCACGTAGCACGCGGTCAGCGCGACGGCGATCGCGATGATCGCGACGCCGGCGGCAATGCCGACCGTCGTCGTCGCGCCGCGGTACAGCGGCGCGGCGAGCACTTGCGGCGCGAGCGCGACGAGCAGGATGAAACCGTAGTAGGTGGCGATCATCAGCGCCGTCAGCGCGAAGCTGAAGCGGCGCCGCGCGCGCACGAGCTGCTGATAGTCACGGCGCGCCGTGACCGATTCGATGACGGAAAGCTCCATGGTGTCTCCTGTGCGTCGTCTCGCGACGCTGTCTTGTCGATGATCGGCGCGTGAACCGAGCCGCCCGCGCCGCGGCGGCATGATCGGTTACACGACGCGGTCCGCGCGCAACCGCGCGACGTCGTCGGCGGACAGCCCGAGCCAGCTGCCGAGCACCGCATCGGTATCGGCGCCGAGCACCGGCGGCGCACCGCGCACCGGCAATCGCGCGCCGTCGAAGCGGTACGGCGGCGCGAGCACGTGCACGCCGCCCGCGACCGGATGCGGCTGCCGCGTGACGAGCCCCGCGCGCGTCGCGCGCTCGGACGTCAGCGCCTCGTGCAGCCCGAGCACCTCTCCGCAGGGGATCCCGGCGTCGGCGAGCGCGGTGAGCAGCGCCGCGCGCGGCCGGCGTGCCAGCTCGCGGCGCAGTTCCGGCAGCAGGTCCGCGCGATTCTCCGAGCGGCCGAGATTGGTGCGATAGCGCGGATCGGCCGCGAGATCGGCCCGTTCGAGCACGTCGCAAAAGCGCGCGAACTGCGTGTTGTTGCCGACCGTGATCACGAGCGGGCCGTCGGCCGCATCGAACACGCCGTACGGCACGATCGACGGATGCGCGTTGCCGTAACGCGGCGGGTCCTTCTCCATCAGCAGCGCGTCGAGCCCGTAGTACGCGGTGATCATCAGCCCGCAGTCGAACAGCGCCATCTCGATGCGCCGGCCGCGCCCGGTCGCGTGACGCTCGTACAGCGCGGCAAGAATCGCCTGCGCCGAATACATGCCGGTGAACAGGTCGACCGCCGCGACGCCGAACTTCAGCGGCGGCTGGCCCGCTTCGCCGTTCAGCGCCATCAGCCCCGCCTCGCCCTGCACGACCAGGTCGTAGCCGGGGCGAGCGGCTTCCGGCCCCGAGCGGTCGTAGCCCGAAATCGCGCAATGCACGAGGCGCGGATTGCGTTCGGCGAGCGTGTCATAGCCGAGCCCGAGCTTTTCCGCGCCGCCGAGCTTGAAGTTGTGAATCAGCACGTCGGCCTGCGCGGCGAGGTCCTGCGCGATCCGCTGCCCCGCTTCTGTCTGCAGGTCGATGCAGAGCGAGCGCTTGCTGCGGTTCACGCTGTTGAAATACGTGGTTTCGGTGTCGCCGATCCGGATGCCCCAGTCGCGCGTATCGTCGCCGCGCGCGGGGTGCTCGACCTTCACGACTTCCGCGCCGAAATCGGCGAGCACCATCGCGCACCACGGGCCCGCGAGCACGCGCGACACGTCGAGCACCTTGACGCCGGCAAGCGGCAGCGCACGCGGTTCGTTCGTCATGTTCGTCTCCTCCATTTGCGATCGCGCGTTATCGTTTCGACAGCGAGATATAGCGCGCGAGATGATGATCCTCGTCGCCGAGCTGGTGATCGATCATCACGAGCCGCTTCGCGTAGTGCGACAGCGGCAGCTCCCACGTCATCCCGATTCCGCCGTGCAGCTGGATGCTCTCCTCCGCGACGAGCGTGCCGATCCGGCCGATCGTGTATTTCGCGGCGGCGAGCGCGCGCTCCCGCAGGTCGCGCGGCGCGTCGAGCTGCGCGGCCGCGTTGATCACGGCCGAGCGCGCCTGCTCGACTTCGAGCAGCAGGTCCGCCATCCGGTGCTGCAGCGCCTGGAAGCTGCCGATCGGCATGCCGAACTGCTTGCGCGTGCGCAGATACTCGAGCGTGTGCGCCTTCGCGACGTCCATCGCGCCGAGCGCTTCCGCGGACAGCGCGAGCAGCCCGTACCCGAGCACGCGCTCGAGCAGCGCCGCGCCCTGCTCGCCGTCGTGCTCGCCAAGTGCCGCATCGGCCGGCAATACGACGCGCTCGAAGCGCACCTCGGCCGCGCGGCCGCCGTCGATCTTGCGATAGTCGCGCAGCGACACGCCCGCCGCGTTTGCCGGCACGACGAACAGGCCGATGCCGGCCGCGTCGTCGTCGCGGCCCGCGACGCGCGCGCTGACGACGAAGAACGCCGCCTGCGCGGCCTGGTCGACGACGCCCTTTGCACCCTTCAATACCCAGCCGTCGCCCGTGCGCTCGGCGCGCGTGCGCACCGTCGTCAGTTCGTAGTGCGAGCCCGGCTCGTCGTGCGCGAACGCGGCGCTCGCGCTGCCGTCGATCAGCGCGGCCAGCATCGTGCGATGCGCGTCGCCGCCCGCGAGCGACAGTGCGCGCCCCGCGAGCAGCGTGCCGAGGAACGGCTCGACGACAAGCCCGCGTCCGAGGCATTCGAATACCACCGCGATGTCGAAGCCCGCGCCGCCGAACCCGCCGTCGGCTTCGGGAAACAGCGCGCCGACCGCGCCAAGTTCGGCAAAGCGCCGCCACA is a window encoding:
- a CDS encoding dicarboxylate/amino acid:cation symporter — encoded protein: MKKKPFYKVLYVQVIFAIVVGVILGHYYPSLATEMKPLGDGFIKLIKMVIGPIIFCTVVTGIAGMEDMKKVGRVGGKALLYFEIVSTFALVLGLAATHILRPGVGFNIDPATLDGKAVASYAAKAHGQSTVDFLMHIIPNTMVDAFAQGEILQILLIALLFGSVLAHLGERGKVVTDFIDGLTRVLFGIVHIVTKLAPIGAFGAMAFTIGKYGVGSLVPLLKLIGTFYLTSVVFVLVVLGAIARFTGFSIIRFVSYIKEELLIVLGTSSSEAALPQLMEKLEKAGCSRSVVGLVVPTGYSFNLDGTNIYMTMAVLFIAQATNIELTWMQQLTLLAVAMLTSKGASGVTGAGFITLAATLAVVPTIPLSGMVLILGIDRFMSECRALTNIVGNGVATVVVSAWEKELDRAKLRQALKGGGEVAATETAGV
- a CDS encoding CaiB/BaiF CoA transferase family protein; this translates as MTNEPRALPLAGVKVLDVSRVLAGPWCAMVLADFGAEVVKVEHPARGDDTRDWGIRIGDTETTYFNSVNRSKRSLCIDLQTEAGQRIAQDLAAQADVLIHNFKLGGAEKLGLGYDTLAERNPRLVHCAISGYDRSGPEAARPGYDLVVQGEAGLMALNGEAGQPPLKFGVAAVDLFTGMYSAQAILAALYERHATGRGRRIEMALFDCGLMITAYYGLDALLMEKDPPRYGNAHPSIVPYGVFDAADGPLVITVGNNTQFARFCDVLERADLAADPRYRTNLGRSENRADLLPELRRELARRPRAALLTALADAGIPCGEVLGLHEALTSERATRAGLVTRQPHPVAGGVHVLAPPYRFDGARLPVRGAPPVLGADTDAVLGSWLGLSADDVARLRADRVV
- the actP gene encoding cation/acetate symporter ActP, translated to MRRSSIALGALSVFVSSAAHAVSVAGPMPDKVELNPVAIAMFFAFVFATLALTRWAARRTRSTRDFYTAGGGITGLQNGLAIAGDYMSAASFLGLSGMVFMFGFDGLIYSIGFLVGWPFVMFLIAEPLRNLGKFTFVDVVAYRFAQRPIRLLTSANALTIVVLYLVVQMVGAGKLIQLLFGLSYGSAELIVGVLMVVYVFFGGMTATTWVQVIKAVLLLAGASLLAWLALAEFGFSVDEMFRRAVAVHPGALSIMGPGKLIRDPANALSLGIALMFGTAGFPHILMRFFTVPNAKEARKSVLYATGFIGYFYLLTFVIGFSAIVLLAQHPEFFRVAANGTFNLTHDLLGGSNMVAVKLAQAVGGNVFYGFIAAVTFATILAVVAGLTLAGATTISHDLYAQMWARGKPDERLEMRISRAATIVLSALAIGLSILFEHVNVAFMVGLVAAVAASANFPVLAMSIFWRGMTTRGAVLGGGLGLVSAVVLTVLSKSVWVDVLHHAHAPVFLDNPALVSVPLAFVAIVVGSLADRSERARREREAFTQQEFYAQTGVLAGPAMRH
- a CDS encoding DUF485 domain-containing protein, whose amino-acid sequence is MELSVIESVTARRDYQQLVRARRRFSFALTALMIATYYGFILLVALAPQVLAAPLYRGATTTVGIAAGVAIIAIAVALTACYVLRANRAFDRRVDALLGRS
- a CDS encoding acyl-CoA dehydrogenase family protein is translated as MDFQHTEDRRMLADTLNRFIAEQYPFAVRDRIAQSADGFDRTMWRRFAELGAVGALFPEADGGFGGAGFDIAVVFECLGRGLVVEPFLGTLLAGRALSLAGGDAHRTMLAALIDGSASAAFAHDEPGSHYELTTVRTRAERTGDGWVLKGAKGVVDQAAQAAFFVVSARVAGRDDDAAGIGLFVVPANAAGVSLRDYRKIDGGRAAEVRFERVVLPADAALGEHDGEQGAALLERVLGYGLLALSAEALGAMDVAKAHTLEYLRTRKQFGMPIGSFQALQHRMADLLLEVEQARSAVINAAAQLDAPRDLRERALAAAKYTIGRIGTLVAEESIQLHGGIGMTWELPLSHYAKRLVMIDHQLGDEDHHLARYISLSKR
- a CDS encoding sensor histidine kinase, producing the protein MNGQAAAPSARAAPRGGDRDRDAYDTIGDPHRQEVSTVKRRLLVLAVLAAMLAAACALTWTVTWRRGIAELQRNAAVRVDRTTNALKSTLDRYESLPYLLGSHPYVQELLAAPKRADYVARTNRYLEDLNEHAHATVTYVIGTDGLCVAASNWRAPDSFVGIEYRFRPYFIDAMHGRVGRFFGIGTISRDPGYYISQPVWRDGGIAGVVVVKLNLEWFQGADASEPLVVADEHGVVFLSSVPAWKYHTLKPLTEPVAASIFETRQYAQQPVTPLPMRVEQVLGGDAEIVRVGSGRRAPRFLATRRRIGEPDWQLVTLAPIAPVDADARNATIVTGFGFVSVALLAFYWRMRRARVREMIRSRALLQQAYAELNRRVEERTADLSEANEQLQKEVGDRIRAEQELRAAHDELIQASKLAALGQMAAGITHELNQPLAALRSFSDNTRVLLDRGEQAAARENLEAIAALTERMGKITNQLKLFVGRARPRNERALVVRALRGVLALLGERLRGVALTLTLQDATVSPARDAPLDIAHDHPELVARCEDLRLEQVLINLLGNALDAVAAVAAPAIEVTVAVSSATVAIEVRDNGPGIPPELLPRLFEPFFTTKEMGSGLGLGLAISSSIASDAGGSLTARNAPSGGALFVLTLRRAHTHHPDSVSEPAGLQ